A section of the Paralichthys olivaceus isolate ysfri-2021 chromosome 14, ASM2471397v2, whole genome shotgun sequence genome encodes:
- the ldb1a gene encoding LIM domain-binding protein 1-A isoform X1 yields MSVGGCACPGCSSKSFKLYSPKEPPNGGSFPPFHPGAMLDRDVGPTPMYPPSYMEPGMGRPTPYGNQTDYRIYELNKRLQNWTEDCDNLWWDAFTTEFFEDDAMLTITFCLEDGPKRYTIGRTLIPRYFRSIFEGGATELFYVLKHPKESFHSNFVSLDCDQCTMVTQNGKPMFTQVCVEGRLYLEFMFDDMMRIKTWHFSIRQHREVLPRSILAMHDPQMLDQLAKNITRCGLSNSTLNYLRLCVILEPMQELMSRHKTYSLSPRDCLKTCLFQKWQRMVAPPAEPARQAPNKRRKRKVSGGSTVSSGGGSNNNSNSKKKSPANSFSLSSQVPDVMMVGEPTLMGGEFGDEDERLITRLENTQFDGANGLEDEDSFNSSPALGAHSPWNNKAPSSQESKNDNSQSSQ; encoded by the exons GCTGTTCGTCAAAGTCATTCAAGCTGTACTCTCCTAAGGAGCCCCCCAACGGCGGCAGCTTTCCCCCCTTCCACCCAGGCGCTATGCTTGACAGAGATGTGGG GCCTACACCCATGTACCCCCCGTCATACATGGAGCCTGGAATGGG GAGACCCACACCGTACGGGAACCAGACAGACTACAGGATATATGAGCTGAACAAAAGACTACAGAACTGGACAGAG GACTGTGACAATCTCTGGTGGGATGCCTTCACCACAGAGTTTTTTGAGGACGACGCCATGCTCACCATCACTTTCTGTCTGGAAGATGGACCCAAACGATACa cCATTGGCAGGACATTGATTCCACGCTACTTTCGAAGTATTTTTGAAGGGGGCGCCACTGAGCTGTTCTACGTCTTGAAGCATCCAAAGGAGTCGTTCCACAGTAACTTTGTGTCTCTCGACTGCGACCAGTGCACCATGGTGACTCAGAACGGCAAACCTATGTTCACGCAG GTTTGTGTGGAGGGTCGTCTGTACCTAGAGTTCATGTTTGATGACATGATGAGGATCAAGACGTGGCACTTCAGCATCAGACAACACAGAGAGGTCCTACCAAGGAGCATTTTGGCTATGCAC GATCCGCAGATGCTCGATCAGCTGGCTAAGAATATCACCAGATGTGGGCTGTCCAACTCCACGCTCAACTACCTCCGT CTATGTGTGATATTGGAGCCCATGCAAGAGTTAATGTCCAGACATAAGACCTACAGCTTGAGCCCCAGAGACTGCCTGAAGACCTGCCTCTTCCAAAAGTGGCAAAGAATGGTAGCCCCTCCAG CTGAGCCCGCCAGACAAGCTCCAAACAAGAGGCGGAAAAGGAAGGTGTCCGGTGGAAGCACTGTGAGCTCCGGTGgaggcagcaacaacaacagcaacagcaaaaaGAAGAGTCCAGCCAACAGCTTCTCACTCTCCAGCCAGGTACCT GACGTGATGATGGTGGGAGAGCCCACTCTGATGGGAGGGGAGTTTGGTGACGAGGACGAGCGTCTGATCACGCGACTGGAGAACACGCAGTTCGATGGGGCGAATGGCCTGGAGGATGAGGACAGTTTCAACAGCTCACCTGCACTGGGGGCACACTCACCCTGGAACAACAAGGCCCCCTCCAGTCAGGAGAGCAAGAACGACAACTCGCAGTCATCCCAGTAG
- the ldb1a gene encoding LIM domain-binding protein 1-A isoform X2, with translation MSVGGCACPGCSSKSFKLYSPKEPPNGGSFPPFHPGAMLDRDVGPTPMYPPSYMEPGMGRPTPYGNQTDYRIYELNKRLQNWTEDCDNLWWDAFTTEFFEDDAMLTITFCLEDGPKRYTIGRTLIPRYFRSIFEGGATELFYVLKHPKESFHSNFVSLDCDQCTMVTQNGKPMFTQVCVEGRLYLEFMFDDMMRIKTWHFSIRQHREVLPRSILAMHDPQMLDQLAKNITRCGLSNSTLNYLRLCVILEPMQELMSRHKTYSLSPRDCLKTCLFQKWQRMVAPPAEPARQAPNKRRKRKVSGGSTVSSGGGSNNNSNSKKKSPANSFSLSSQDVMMVGEPTLMGGEFGDEDERLITRLENTQFDGANGLEDEDSFNSSPALGAHSPWNNKAPSSQESKNDNSQSSQ, from the exons GCTGTTCGTCAAAGTCATTCAAGCTGTACTCTCCTAAGGAGCCCCCCAACGGCGGCAGCTTTCCCCCCTTCCACCCAGGCGCTATGCTTGACAGAGATGTGGG GCCTACACCCATGTACCCCCCGTCATACATGGAGCCTGGAATGGG GAGACCCACACCGTACGGGAACCAGACAGACTACAGGATATATGAGCTGAACAAAAGACTACAGAACTGGACAGAG GACTGTGACAATCTCTGGTGGGATGCCTTCACCACAGAGTTTTTTGAGGACGACGCCATGCTCACCATCACTTTCTGTCTGGAAGATGGACCCAAACGATACa cCATTGGCAGGACATTGATTCCACGCTACTTTCGAAGTATTTTTGAAGGGGGCGCCACTGAGCTGTTCTACGTCTTGAAGCATCCAAAGGAGTCGTTCCACAGTAACTTTGTGTCTCTCGACTGCGACCAGTGCACCATGGTGACTCAGAACGGCAAACCTATGTTCACGCAG GTTTGTGTGGAGGGTCGTCTGTACCTAGAGTTCATGTTTGATGACATGATGAGGATCAAGACGTGGCACTTCAGCATCAGACAACACAGAGAGGTCCTACCAAGGAGCATTTTGGCTATGCAC GATCCGCAGATGCTCGATCAGCTGGCTAAGAATATCACCAGATGTGGGCTGTCCAACTCCACGCTCAACTACCTCCGT CTATGTGTGATATTGGAGCCCATGCAAGAGTTAATGTCCAGACATAAGACCTACAGCTTGAGCCCCAGAGACTGCCTGAAGACCTGCCTCTTCCAAAAGTGGCAAAGAATGGTAGCCCCTCCAG CTGAGCCCGCCAGACAAGCTCCAAACAAGAGGCGGAAAAGGAAGGTGTCCGGTGGAAGCACTGTGAGCTCCGGTGgaggcagcaacaacaacagcaacagcaaaaaGAAGAGTCCAGCCAACAGCTTCTCACTCTCCAGCCAG GACGTGATGATGGTGGGAGAGCCCACTCTGATGGGAGGGGAGTTTGGTGACGAGGACGAGCGTCTGATCACGCGACTGGAGAACACGCAGTTCGATGGGGCGAATGGCCTGGAGGATGAGGACAGTTTCAACAGCTCACCTGCACTGGGGGCACACTCACCCTGGAACAACAAGGCCCCCTCCAGTCAGGAGAGCAAGAACGACAACTCGCAGTCATCCCAGTAG
- the ldb1a gene encoding LIM domain-binding protein 1-A isoform X5 yields MSVGGCACPGCSSKSFKLYSPKEPPNGGSFPPFHPGAMLDRDVGPTPMYPPSYMEPGMGRPTPYGNQTDYRIYELNKRLQNWTEDCDNLWWDAFTTEFFEDDAMLTITFCLEDGPKRYTIGRTLIPRYFRSIFEGGATELFYVLKHPKESFHSNFVSLDCDQCTMVTQNGKPMFTQVCVEGRLYLEFMFDDMMRIKTWHFSIRQHREVLPRSILAMHDPQMLDQLAKNITRCGLSNSTLNYLRLCVILEPMQELMSRHKTYSLSPRDCLKTCLFQKWQRMVAPPAEPARQAPNKRRKRKVSGGSTVSSGGGSNNNSNSKKKSPANSFSLSSQVPDLVGTKTCTVPELEDRS; encoded by the exons GCTGTTCGTCAAAGTCATTCAAGCTGTACTCTCCTAAGGAGCCCCCCAACGGCGGCAGCTTTCCCCCCTTCCACCCAGGCGCTATGCTTGACAGAGATGTGGG GCCTACACCCATGTACCCCCCGTCATACATGGAGCCTGGAATGGG GAGACCCACACCGTACGGGAACCAGACAGACTACAGGATATATGAGCTGAACAAAAGACTACAGAACTGGACAGAG GACTGTGACAATCTCTGGTGGGATGCCTTCACCACAGAGTTTTTTGAGGACGACGCCATGCTCACCATCACTTTCTGTCTGGAAGATGGACCCAAACGATACa cCATTGGCAGGACATTGATTCCACGCTACTTTCGAAGTATTTTTGAAGGGGGCGCCACTGAGCTGTTCTACGTCTTGAAGCATCCAAAGGAGTCGTTCCACAGTAACTTTGTGTCTCTCGACTGCGACCAGTGCACCATGGTGACTCAGAACGGCAAACCTATGTTCACGCAG GTTTGTGTGGAGGGTCGTCTGTACCTAGAGTTCATGTTTGATGACATGATGAGGATCAAGACGTGGCACTTCAGCATCAGACAACACAGAGAGGTCCTACCAAGGAGCATTTTGGCTATGCAC GATCCGCAGATGCTCGATCAGCTGGCTAAGAATATCACCAGATGTGGGCTGTCCAACTCCACGCTCAACTACCTCCGT CTATGTGTGATATTGGAGCCCATGCAAGAGTTAATGTCCAGACATAAGACCTACAGCTTGAGCCCCAGAGACTGCCTGAAGACCTGCCTCTTCCAAAAGTGGCAAAGAATGGTAGCCCCTCCAG CTGAGCCCGCCAGACAAGCTCCAAACAAGAGGCGGAAAAGGAAGGTGTCCGGTGGAAGCACTGTGAGCTCCGGTGgaggcagcaacaacaacagcaacagcaaaaaGAAGAGTCCAGCCAACAGCTTCTCACTCTCCAGCCAGGTACCT gaCCTGGTTGGAACAAAAACCTGTACAGTGCCGGAGCTTGAGGACCGGAGTTGA
- the ldb1a gene encoding LIM domain-binding protein 1-A isoform X4 yields the protein MLDRDVGPTPMYPPSYMEPGMGRPTPYGNQTDYRIYELNKRLQNWTEDCDNLWWDAFTTEFFEDDAMLTITFCLEDGPKRYTIGRTLIPRYFRSIFEGGATELFYVLKHPKESFHSNFVSLDCDQCTMVTQNGKPMFTQVCVEGRLYLEFMFDDMMRIKTWHFSIRQHREVLPRSILAMHDPQMLDQLAKNITRCGLSNSTLNYLRLCVILEPMQELMSRHKTYSLSPRDCLKTCLFQKWQRMVAPPAEPARQAPNKRRKRKVSGGSTVSSGGGSNNNSNSKKKSPANSFSLSSQDVMMVGEPTLMGGEFGDEDERLITRLENTQFDGANGLEDEDSFNSSPALGAHSPWNNKAPSSQESKNDNSQSSQ from the exons ATGCTTGACAGAGATGTGGG GCCTACACCCATGTACCCCCCGTCATACATGGAGCCTGGAATGGG GAGACCCACACCGTACGGGAACCAGACAGACTACAGGATATATGAGCTGAACAAAAGACTACAGAACTGGACAGAG GACTGTGACAATCTCTGGTGGGATGCCTTCACCACAGAGTTTTTTGAGGACGACGCCATGCTCACCATCACTTTCTGTCTGGAAGATGGACCCAAACGATACa cCATTGGCAGGACATTGATTCCACGCTACTTTCGAAGTATTTTTGAAGGGGGCGCCACTGAGCTGTTCTACGTCTTGAAGCATCCAAAGGAGTCGTTCCACAGTAACTTTGTGTCTCTCGACTGCGACCAGTGCACCATGGTGACTCAGAACGGCAAACCTATGTTCACGCAG GTTTGTGTGGAGGGTCGTCTGTACCTAGAGTTCATGTTTGATGACATGATGAGGATCAAGACGTGGCACTTCAGCATCAGACAACACAGAGAGGTCCTACCAAGGAGCATTTTGGCTATGCAC GATCCGCAGATGCTCGATCAGCTGGCTAAGAATATCACCAGATGTGGGCTGTCCAACTCCACGCTCAACTACCTCCGT CTATGTGTGATATTGGAGCCCATGCAAGAGTTAATGTCCAGACATAAGACCTACAGCTTGAGCCCCAGAGACTGCCTGAAGACCTGCCTCTTCCAAAAGTGGCAAAGAATGGTAGCCCCTCCAG CTGAGCCCGCCAGACAAGCTCCAAACAAGAGGCGGAAAAGGAAGGTGTCCGGTGGAAGCACTGTGAGCTCCGGTGgaggcagcaacaacaacagcaacagcaaaaaGAAGAGTCCAGCCAACAGCTTCTCACTCTCCAGCCAG GACGTGATGATGGTGGGAGAGCCCACTCTGATGGGAGGGGAGTTTGGTGACGAGGACGAGCGTCTGATCACGCGACTGGAGAACACGCAGTTCGATGGGGCGAATGGCCTGGAGGATGAGGACAGTTTCAACAGCTCACCTGCACTGGGGGCACACTCACCCTGGAACAACAAGGCCCCCTCCAGTCAGGAGAGCAAGAACGACAACTCGCAGTCATCCCAGTAG
- the ldb1a gene encoding LIM domain-binding protein 1-A isoform X3, producing MLDRDVGPTPMYPPSYMEPGMGRPTPYGNQTDYRIYELNKRLQNWTEDCDNLWWDAFTTEFFEDDAMLTITFCLEDGPKRYTIGRTLIPRYFRSIFEGGATELFYVLKHPKESFHSNFVSLDCDQCTMVTQNGKPMFTQVCVEGRLYLEFMFDDMMRIKTWHFSIRQHREVLPRSILAMHDPQMLDQLAKNITRCGLSNSTLNYLRLCVILEPMQELMSRHKTYSLSPRDCLKTCLFQKWQRMVAPPAEPARQAPNKRRKRKVSGGSTVSSGGGSNNNSNSKKKSPANSFSLSSQVPDVMMVGEPTLMGGEFGDEDERLITRLENTQFDGANGLEDEDSFNSSPALGAHSPWNNKAPSSQESKNDNSQSSQ from the exons ATGCTTGACAGAGATGTGGG GCCTACACCCATGTACCCCCCGTCATACATGGAGCCTGGAATGGG GAGACCCACACCGTACGGGAACCAGACAGACTACAGGATATATGAGCTGAACAAAAGACTACAGAACTGGACAGAG GACTGTGACAATCTCTGGTGGGATGCCTTCACCACAGAGTTTTTTGAGGACGACGCCATGCTCACCATCACTTTCTGTCTGGAAGATGGACCCAAACGATACa cCATTGGCAGGACATTGATTCCACGCTACTTTCGAAGTATTTTTGAAGGGGGCGCCACTGAGCTGTTCTACGTCTTGAAGCATCCAAAGGAGTCGTTCCACAGTAACTTTGTGTCTCTCGACTGCGACCAGTGCACCATGGTGACTCAGAACGGCAAACCTATGTTCACGCAG GTTTGTGTGGAGGGTCGTCTGTACCTAGAGTTCATGTTTGATGACATGATGAGGATCAAGACGTGGCACTTCAGCATCAGACAACACAGAGAGGTCCTACCAAGGAGCATTTTGGCTATGCAC GATCCGCAGATGCTCGATCAGCTGGCTAAGAATATCACCAGATGTGGGCTGTCCAACTCCACGCTCAACTACCTCCGT CTATGTGTGATATTGGAGCCCATGCAAGAGTTAATGTCCAGACATAAGACCTACAGCTTGAGCCCCAGAGACTGCCTGAAGACCTGCCTCTTCCAAAAGTGGCAAAGAATGGTAGCCCCTCCAG CTGAGCCCGCCAGACAAGCTCCAAACAAGAGGCGGAAAAGGAAGGTGTCCGGTGGAAGCACTGTGAGCTCCGGTGgaggcagcaacaacaacagcaacagcaaaaaGAAGAGTCCAGCCAACAGCTTCTCACTCTCCAGCCAGGTACCT GACGTGATGATGGTGGGAGAGCCCACTCTGATGGGAGGGGAGTTTGGTGACGAGGACGAGCGTCTGATCACGCGACTGGAGAACACGCAGTTCGATGGGGCGAATGGCCTGGAGGATGAGGACAGTTTCAACAGCTCACCTGCACTGGGGGCACACTCACCCTGGAACAACAAGGCCCCCTCCAGTCAGGAGAGCAAGAACGACAACTCGCAGTCATCCCAGTAG
- the ldb1a gene encoding LIM domain-binding protein 1-A isoform X6, translated as MSVGGCACPGCSSKSFKLYSPKEPPNGGSFPPFHPGAMLDRDVGPTPMYPPSYMEPGMGRPTPYGNQTDYRIYELNKRLQNWTEDCDNLWWDAFTTEFFEDDAMLTITFCLEDGPKRYTIGRTLIPRYFRSIFEGGATELFYVLKHPKESFHSNFVSLDCDQCTMVTQNGKPMFTQVCVEGRLYLEFMFDDMMRIKTWHFSIRQHREVLPRSILAMHDPQMLDQLAKNITRCGLSNSTLNYLRLCVILEPMQELMSRHKTYSLSPRDCLKTCLFQKWQRMVAPPAEPARQAPNKRRKRKVSGGSTVSSGGGSNNNSNSKKKSPANSFSLSSQDLVGTKTCTVPELEDRS; from the exons GCTGTTCGTCAAAGTCATTCAAGCTGTACTCTCCTAAGGAGCCCCCCAACGGCGGCAGCTTTCCCCCCTTCCACCCAGGCGCTATGCTTGACAGAGATGTGGG GCCTACACCCATGTACCCCCCGTCATACATGGAGCCTGGAATGGG GAGACCCACACCGTACGGGAACCAGACAGACTACAGGATATATGAGCTGAACAAAAGACTACAGAACTGGACAGAG GACTGTGACAATCTCTGGTGGGATGCCTTCACCACAGAGTTTTTTGAGGACGACGCCATGCTCACCATCACTTTCTGTCTGGAAGATGGACCCAAACGATACa cCATTGGCAGGACATTGATTCCACGCTACTTTCGAAGTATTTTTGAAGGGGGCGCCACTGAGCTGTTCTACGTCTTGAAGCATCCAAAGGAGTCGTTCCACAGTAACTTTGTGTCTCTCGACTGCGACCAGTGCACCATGGTGACTCAGAACGGCAAACCTATGTTCACGCAG GTTTGTGTGGAGGGTCGTCTGTACCTAGAGTTCATGTTTGATGACATGATGAGGATCAAGACGTGGCACTTCAGCATCAGACAACACAGAGAGGTCCTACCAAGGAGCATTTTGGCTATGCAC GATCCGCAGATGCTCGATCAGCTGGCTAAGAATATCACCAGATGTGGGCTGTCCAACTCCACGCTCAACTACCTCCGT CTATGTGTGATATTGGAGCCCATGCAAGAGTTAATGTCCAGACATAAGACCTACAGCTTGAGCCCCAGAGACTGCCTGAAGACCTGCCTCTTCCAAAAGTGGCAAAGAATGGTAGCCCCTCCAG CTGAGCCCGCCAGACAAGCTCCAAACAAGAGGCGGAAAAGGAAGGTGTCCGGTGGAAGCACTGTGAGCTCCGGTGgaggcagcaacaacaacagcaacagcaaaaaGAAGAGTCCAGCCAACAGCTTCTCACTCTCCAGCCAG gaCCTGGTTGGAACAAAAACCTGTACAGTGCCGGAGCTTGAGGACCGGAGTTGA
- the ldb1a gene encoding LIM domain-binding protein 1-A isoform X7, producing MLDRDVGPTPMYPPSYMEPGMGRPTPYGNQTDYRIYELNKRLQNWTEDCDNLWWDAFTTEFFEDDAMLTITFCLEDGPKRYTIGRTLIPRYFRSIFEGGATELFYVLKHPKESFHSNFVSLDCDQCTMVTQNGKPMFTQVCVEGRLYLEFMFDDMMRIKTWHFSIRQHREVLPRSILAMHDPQMLDQLAKNITRCGLSNSTLNYLRLCVILEPMQELMSRHKTYSLSPRDCLKTCLFQKWQRMVAPPAEPARQAPNKRRKRKVSGGSTVSSGGGSNNNSNSKKKSPANSFSLSSQDLVGTKTCTVPELEDRS from the exons ATGCTTGACAGAGATGTGGG GCCTACACCCATGTACCCCCCGTCATACATGGAGCCTGGAATGGG GAGACCCACACCGTACGGGAACCAGACAGACTACAGGATATATGAGCTGAACAAAAGACTACAGAACTGGACAGAG GACTGTGACAATCTCTGGTGGGATGCCTTCACCACAGAGTTTTTTGAGGACGACGCCATGCTCACCATCACTTTCTGTCTGGAAGATGGACCCAAACGATACa cCATTGGCAGGACATTGATTCCACGCTACTTTCGAAGTATTTTTGAAGGGGGCGCCACTGAGCTGTTCTACGTCTTGAAGCATCCAAAGGAGTCGTTCCACAGTAACTTTGTGTCTCTCGACTGCGACCAGTGCACCATGGTGACTCAGAACGGCAAACCTATGTTCACGCAG GTTTGTGTGGAGGGTCGTCTGTACCTAGAGTTCATGTTTGATGACATGATGAGGATCAAGACGTGGCACTTCAGCATCAGACAACACAGAGAGGTCCTACCAAGGAGCATTTTGGCTATGCAC GATCCGCAGATGCTCGATCAGCTGGCTAAGAATATCACCAGATGTGGGCTGTCCAACTCCACGCTCAACTACCTCCGT CTATGTGTGATATTGGAGCCCATGCAAGAGTTAATGTCCAGACATAAGACCTACAGCTTGAGCCCCAGAGACTGCCTGAAGACCTGCCTCTTCCAAAAGTGGCAAAGAATGGTAGCCCCTCCAG CTGAGCCCGCCAGACAAGCTCCAAACAAGAGGCGGAAAAGGAAGGTGTCCGGTGGAAGCACTGTGAGCTCCGGTGgaggcagcaacaacaacagcaacagcaaaaaGAAGAGTCCAGCCAACAGCTTCTCACTCTCCAGCCAG gaCCTGGTTGGAACAAAAACCTGTACAGTGCCGGAGCTTGAGGACCGGAGTTGA